agaggtagactcctgctccagaacactATTCTGtttgcaaccacatgcaagctttttCATGTTGCGATATAAAttgctgaaatcattgcgatttgcGACATTTTCCGCTTGAACTGGTCATTCAATTGCagattctcttttgtcaccGCGTACACTACAGTGAACTTCTCGAAATTTCGCTCGGTACCAGAGTGTGAATGCGTCACATCCGCCAGcaatcgcagcggtcagtaaagCCTTTAACCCTTCGCGTTCATCGCTCGACTTCCACCATTCCACTGTtagtcagatcttatgatgctCCTTCGAGACGTGGTCGACGACCTGGGCAGTACCTGACAAAAGAGTATTTCTGATTGTGACCCAattctcatcgatattctcagttggattactcagtatatctgccgtccgattagCAAGATACCAAACCATTGTCGAGCGACAACCAGGTTATACAGGTTATGTTGAACTCAAGGGTCGCAGTCCCCCCAACCTTGAGATAAATAGCGGACACAGGACGCAAGCAACCTTCAAATAGTGATACCTTTCGATTCCGATATTAGCGCctgtcttgttacgcacatcaagaagacaacttctaaatctacagCTGATCGCACGTCCGAGGAAGGGTGTTTTCAGGTCCCACCttcgcattcaaatcacccatcacgatcacaataacACATTTAGGAAGCAGCCcctgaaccgcgtttaattgttcgcagaaagcatccttctccactacatcgaaaGTCtccaattgtgatgctccttaacctggaccggaatcttgaagttagaagtctgtcagaaaccgtctcccaggtcaagagagcgcaccttgcgGTAGACATCAGAAACAACCAGACACCGGATccgcatctgctaccacttggcttttcagAAGACAAAAgtccgcaagagggagaggagtattctccagagttccaccattctacttcgcttagacccagaatgtcaAGCTTATATGGCtggaatttccgctcaagttggagaaagtgaccaTTCTGAGAACCGTCGCAACCGTTGTCGAGCGGCGACTCATTCCAGAAACAAATTATTGCCCGCTCCGATAGCCAGAGATCGTCCTCTGTTGCGCCTCTTACAACaagcaaggaagactttgaatgtattgtTAAGCTCCAACTCACATAGCAAAAGGAAACCCATCGAAAAACGTCCTACTTACATCTTTCTCCATTATCGTGCACTCCTTGCAATAGTACGCGTCCGAGACTCCCGGGCCACCGCAAATAACACATCGTCCTTGGTAAGATCCATAATTGCATTCATCACAAATCCGAACGAGGGTACAGGGACGCACATAAGAATCGCAAATCACGCATTTGCCGTCGCATTTCTCGCAGAGCCGACCAATCGCTAGGAAAATAATCAAATCTGTTTTTAAAGCCACTTTCCCACCAAAATGCTCCAAATAACAAACTTACCAACGCCAGGCTGTTTGCGGCAGAAAATCAAATCAGGATGATGCTTAGCCATTTGTAACTATGTAGAAGTGTTAAATTCAAAGCAGTTTATGATAATAACAGAGGAAAAGTATCAAAAACAACACTCGCTGTCAGGAATGGAAGCCGCGTTTTCGGGGTAGCATCAGCTGTTCGAGAATGTTGCTGCGTATAGTTTGTTGCAGAGCGTTATTGCAACAAAACGTACTAGACGATTTGATGTTGCGGAAACATCAGCACCACATGTCGATCTGTCAACGTCCTCAGCCTTCTCAAAGTGTTTACATTCGAAACAGGAATCGGCGAAATGACTGAGACGTCTACAATAAAAGTTGGGGATTACGTCGTTATCCAGCGACAAAAGTATACAAAGTTACACAAATACGGCTCATTAGACTCAATAGTTATACTCGGCAAGCAGAAAATATCACTACGAAGCATCgccggccagaaatacttcacCACATTCAAAATGGTCCCAAATGAAAAGAACCCAAAATCGGGCTTCAGTCTGGAAGTTTGTTCAGAAGCTGAAGCAAAAAACCTCCGAGACGCCCTGAACGTCCAAGAGTGCGGCACGGACAACAGAAACATCCTCGATGACGGTGAATCCCAAGGACTCAaagctgacgacatcgacaagTTGCGCGGAGAATGCTCTGGCTCGACCGAACTTATCGAAAAAATCGTGGAAAACTCAAAAACTTTCACGAGCAAAACACAGTATTCGCAGGAGAAATATCTCaagaaaaagtcgaaaaaatatTGTGAGTTTATCTGCATCCGCAAGCCAACAATTCGTCTTCTATCTGAGATCTACTATCGACAGAAGCCCGAGGAGATTATGGGAATCCGAATGGACACGTTGTCCCAGATTGTCTCCTACTCGGGGATCTCGGCGTTTGGGAACTACTTGTTGTACGATTCTGGGTCGAATGGACTTCTGGCTGCCACGATGCTCAACTCAATAGGAGCCGGAACTGAAGCGAAACTTGTTAACTTACATCCAGGGAATGAGCCCCAGAAACAAGCCTTCCTCGCACTAGGATTTCCCCAGGAGCAGGCAAGCCGCTGTGTTTCCGTGAACATATACTCTGTTCTGCGACAGTACTACCAAGGGGAAACCACACTCAATGGAACGGAACCCGTTGCAGCCGGGAGCAAGCGAAAGCCGGACGATGATGAAAACGCTCCAGTCGAGGAAAAGCGACAACGGTTGGAGGAACCAAACCCGGAGATGGTAACCATCGAGCCTAAAACCGAACCTACTGACAAAAAACTTAAGTGGCAGCTTGAGAACGAACGAGCCGTGGAGCTGATGAAGGGGAAGTTCGACTGCTTGGTGATAGCTGCCAAGGAGCATCCTCAGAACATAATAAAGGCGCTGTTACCGTTTCTTAAGCCTTCGCGACCGTTGGTCATATTCAACTCTTGTCGGGAGGTGCTGATGGATATTTACGTGGACTTGAAAGCTTCCGGTGAGGTGAATGGGCTACGCCTGGCTTCGAACTGGCTCCGTTCTTATCAAATACTCCCCAATCGGACGCATCCCGAGGTCAATATGAACGGGAATAGTGGATTTATAATGTTTGGTTATTCTGTTTCATGAATAAAGGTTTCGTTATTAGAATCTTAGAATAGCAGGAATTGTTATCTTGTTTTTAACGATTGAAGGAAGAGGGTCGCAGAAACCCCCAATTTTGGATTTATTTAGCAGGAGACCGGGAACCTGAACCTTGTAAAATGACTAAGAGACCTCTGGGAGTCGTTTGCCCTAATTAGGACATACGTGCAAGGGTCGAGATACCTGGCCATGTCTTTCACGTGATTGACGGGTGGTGGTGACTTCAGCTTCTGCACTGCGTCCTTCAACAGACGCAAGAATTCACTGGTCCTAAAGCCCGACAAAGAAGACTGCGTACAAGGGGAGCAAATCCAGCGACAAAGAGGCCCCATAATATTCACCCCCGACTTTGATAATTTTCACCGCGGGCCCTGTCTTTCGCACAATTTCCACCATGGGCAAGGATTCTCTCTCTACGGCCTTACATACACGATGCTAACCCCAGGCCTCTTGGGCGGAATTTTTCTCTCACAATTACCGTTGGCACTCAAAGATGCGCGATGATTTTTCTCCACCGTAAAAATTCGAACAATGCGCTAGGGGTTGAATCTACTCTATATATAATGTTCATGGGCCCGGCCTAAGGTCGAGTACAAGTTCGCCCATTCAAAAAcaacggtagaagtttaacatgcctaaGAATCTTCTCTGATCCTTAATTATTGGCCGTGGAAAGCTCtgaatcgcttgcaccttgactgaGTCCAGTTGGATCACTTCAGGAGTTTCAAGTGGCGAGAAATCTTATCTGCAATTGGtagaaggagacgttgaaaaatgcactcgatgtACTCTAAATGTTGCGGGTCAGAGACGAAaatgcattgatatttgcgctctacaaaaACTCGATGATGTTTGATGTGGTGCCAAAAGTTACGACACAAAACATGAACACGTCAAAAATAtatacttctttattttggtggCTCATACATTGGCATCGCCACCTCTgatggtttccgtgatgccattaaagaagtcgagcgatttgatgagCGGTTAgggaggtaggtatcagtgaccgcttcgaggagcccaattagcactgtaGGGCGCCATTTGGTGCCACGAATTCCTAAGACCGTAACTGCTGGCCCCTAAGGGCCAGTGCTCCGCGCAAACCGTTGTATTGTTGTatgtatttgcacgcgtctggcacaggagctctcgtgatcggattTTGTCATaaacgggccaaatcctccttgacttgacagAGGTGGtgaaccttcgccatctgaggtcagcggctgttaagtagtgcaagtagattccaccctGGATAGTCTCCAGCGAGACACCGATTGTATCCGCCgaaagactgccaagagcagagccccgcctggccaattcgtTAGCCCGTTCATTCTCCtccatgttcctatgaccgggaacccagaggagggtgaccttcaaCGtgtcgcccagactgttcagcgcgtctctgcactgtcccACTGGCCTGAACGATGTCGTCGGTGAGtgccgcttggttgtcggttagagtggctatgttacgcttaggtCTCGGATCATGACCCAGCCATTGACGAgcttccagtatcgctagtacttccgcttggaatacactggggaAACCTCttagaccatacgacttggatacactgtgtaaccacagaccatctttgatccgccagtgaagaatactgtgtcatggTGTTGCAACACGCCACGGGTCTTTAACTctgctctggttggaaagtccacagtttctcgtgaagttcagcttgcgtatgGCATAGTCGTTGGGGAATGCCcaaatttcccgaggtactttgtcTAGGATATTACTGTGACCgttggactcacgtagtctgatggtACTGCACGATACAACGTATTTAAAGTGGAGGTTTACGGGGAGGAGTTGCAAGAGTACATTCAACGCATCTACCGGGCATGACTACAAAGCcctagtagcacctgcacacgcagttGTTTGAATCCTATTATGCTCCGTtccattgtactttttgctcaaagtctgccactatacaatagagccgtacgttaggatgagaCGTACCACAGCTATGTATAGCTAGAGAACTATCCTCAGCTGgacaccccatttctttgcaaaggttctcttacaagcaaaaaaggctatacaggccatcttaaccctcagttctatagaaaaaccaaaattattccttttaaGTCTGTGAGCGATTTATTGTTCCAAATATACCTTTCGGTAGCAACTGGCTACCTTCATCAGTGGGTTATGATATggagcgtgcctctgttcaaaACTCCAGCCAAAtgtttgcctcccagatccgactggattatcctgatacttagcttggatataatccaatgcgtaagatacccctccaatccaatacagaTCAAGGCTTCCTTTGGTGTTGGTgctaacattgttgaatgctccctctatatccaagaaggcagctagggtttactgcttgtactgcagtgaccgctcaaccgtgccaattacctcgtgaaggGCAGTTTCTATGGGTTTGCCTTTGAGATAGGAATGCTAGGAGAAAAACGTTCTATCCATAACCGCCTTTAAGGGAATGTCGAAGACGCGTTCTACGGTCTTCAATACGAAAGAGATGAGACTGATTGGTCGACAATCTTTCgtggactcatggccgcgccaGCCCACCATTCGTGCGCATCTCCAAGACTgtagtacgtatcctaaagagatacagctccggtaaatctcgacaagccacggcacaaccgtttcctgctgcttttgtagcatgactggcattatgccatctgcacCCGGAAatttatatgcagagaagctgtttatagccgagGCGATCTTATCGTTGgtgattaccgatttgatagtctcgcgcgGCTAGGAtggctgcaaaccctccaagcaaggctctgactcacagtccttctcGCTGGCGAGAATTTAAAGGCGATATCGaacgccttttccagagccccaacgtttgactccagttcatctgtcgtgccaatcttgtcAATTTGCGCATCGGAGAGTTTGCTCTTGATTACtttaccaaacttcctccagtcgatcctatTGGGGTCTTCGAATGGTTTGGAGACCTATGCGGCGAGaaatagactgaaaagtatccaactatgatctgaaaAGGATCTCCGGTCAGACAGTCTTCAGTTAGATTTCAAGGACCTTCTCCCAACCgttacagttctccgagctgggaaaatggacgGTTGGTGTACTACCACACGCTGACAAAtttgtattataataataacaaagtcAAAGAACTACacttctttcgttgatttccaagcTACCCCAAAGCGTATACCTTGCATTGGCGACGcggcctatcaacaggttggccttcttggTTCTACTATGGttctcgtcaaatgttgtaatgTTAATCgaaaaatatacacgttctctgcctccGCTGGCTCCAGTTCGACCAGGACTAGGTCGGTAGAACTGATGCACACTTCGAAtgttgcagatttatctgcgttacaaTCAACATGATCTGCTtacgtggggggtttgtcaatCCCCCCAATAGCTCGTTGGCGACCTCGATTGGATCGTGGACGCCTTTGGCGTCCagaagatgctcaatgaccatctccggcagcctggcctcaacactggtccacacctccgacggtttgatgatgatcatcatcaacaccatgcgctctgcggcatcacaaagtttttgaaaaggcgtacAGTCAAACGCCCTTCAATGTTCACAAACTTCAGAGTTACATTCTCTatttttgtaaccaaagaatgaagagcaaactTACAAGACTTTCCacactggtaagcatgttggatttcattaagtgggtgtgacctaagtgcgttcccacgaatatgacgctcaaTCAGACTCTTCATACCTTTCGGCAAGAATgacgtcaagctgatctgtctgaagtttttgGATTAGAGTAGTCAAATTTTGCAGGCTTCGGTgggaagactaccttaaccttttgccaagaggaaggcacgtagcccacagcaagacattctcgaaatatatttcttagaggttgctctaagtgctccataccctcttttagcattgctggatagatgccgtccatgccaggtgttttgaaatgttcaaaggacagtatgacagcttccatcttttcataggcaacaaccgctttcgcagtgttccagttccccttgcagcacttgcgtgttgaaggggttgcaagaaccgtcaactcgcCCCCCCCTATTTCTTTCACCCGTTCACcacgggtggtgtacttccaggagggtctgtactgattccagtctggagctcgtgaaagtaccatcgggttttctaagagagtccaactttgcCGACTtatccttttaaggactctacatagcctgga
The window above is part of the Hermetia illucens chromosome 3, iHerIll2.2.curated.20191125, whole genome shotgun sequence genome. Proteins encoded here:
- the LOC119652721 gene encoding PHD finger-like domain-containing protein 5A is translated as MAKHHPDLIFCRKQPGVAIGRLCEKCDGKCVICDSYVRPCTLVRICDECNYGSYQGRCVICGGPGVSDAYYCKECTIMEKDRDGCPKIVNLGSSKTDLFYERKKYGFKQTY
- the LOC119652720 gene encoding tRNA (adenine(58)-N(1))-methyltransferase non-catalytic subunit TRM6, encoding MTETSTIKVGDYVVIQRQKYTKLHKYGSLDSIVILGKQKISLRSIAGQKYFTTFKMVPNEKNPKSGFSLEVCSEAEAKNLRDALNVQECGTDNRNILDDGESQGLKADDIDKLRGECSGSTELIEKIVENSKTFTSKTQYSQEKYLKKKSKKYCEFICIRKPTIRLLSEIYYRQKPEEIMGIRMDTLSQIVSYSGISAFGNYLLYDSGSNGLLAATMLNSIGAGTEAKLVNLHPGNEPQKQAFLALGFPQEQASRCVSVNIYSVLRQYYQGETTLNGTEPVAAGSKRKPDDDENAPVEEKRQRLEEPNPEMVTIEPKTEPTDKKLKWQLENERAVELMKGKFDCLVIAAKEHPQNIIKALLPFLKPSRPLVIFNSCREVLMDIYVDLKASGEVNGLRLASNWLRSYQILPNRTHPEVNMNGNSGFIMFGYSVS